One Setaria viridis chromosome 7, Setaria_viridis_v4.0, whole genome shotgun sequence genomic region harbors:
- the LOC117864862 gene encoding G-type lectin S-receptor-like serine/threonine-protein kinase At4g27290: MMRCFLCKDKSSAMAATTTKFPNLPLLIFPILLFSHIASSAGIVSKTLNNGANITDGETLVSPGGSFTLGFFSPSGVPTKRYLGIWFTASGAASVYWVANRDTPLNNNSGVLVVTAGGILRLLDGSGQTAWSSNTTGTSASTVAQLLDSGNLVVRENSSGGRVLWQSFDDPSNTMLAGMKFGKNLKTGAEWSLTSWRSANDPATGGYRRVMDTKSLPDIVTWQGSVKKYRSGPWNGRWFSGVPDMDSDFKLFSVQMVDDPGEITYALNATAGALSARVVLDEVGKVRVLVWFPTSKVWRPYPWLPRDACDEYASCGAFGLCRVDAAPTPSCSCVQEFSPVNQSQLSSGCRRDVQLECGNGTAATDRFTVVRGVKLPDTENATVDRGATLEQCKARCLANCSCVAYAPADIRGDGSGNGCVMWKDNIVDVRYIDNGQDLYVRLGKSESATGKRNIVAKIFLPVMAFVLVLAAAGMYLVWICKLRAKRRNRDILKKAILGYSNAPNELGDENIELPFVSFGEIAAATNNFSENNMLGQGGFGKVYKGTLGQNIEVAIKRLGQGSGQGVEEFINEVVLIAKLQHRNLVRLLGCCIHGDEKLLIYEYLPNKSLDFFIFDAANKYLLDWPTRFKIIKGISRGLIYLHQDSRLTIIHRDLKPSNILLDADMSPKISDFGMARIFGGNQQEANTNRVVGTYGYMSPEYAMEGAFSVKSDTYGFGVIVLEIISGLKITLTNYKGFPNILSYAWSLWVDGKAMDLVDSSLAKSCFQTEALRCIQIGLLCVQDNPNYRPLMSSVVTMLENETTPLEVPKQPVYFSYAGTQGTAGENASSSINDMTLTTVLEGR, from the exons ATGATGAGATGTTTCTTGTGCAAGGACAAATCGTCGGCTATGGCGGCAACAACAACCAAGTTCCCCAACCTTCCCTTGCTGATCTTCCCCATCCTGCTTTTTTCCCACATAGCCTCCAGTGCGGGCATTGTGTCTAAGACGCTCAACAACGGGGCCAACATCACCGATGGTGAGACGCTGGTCTCGCCCGGTGGCTCATTCACTCTGGGTTTCTTCTCCCCGTCCGGTGTGCCAACCAAGAGATACCTCGGGATCTGGTTCACCGCGTCCGGTGCGGCCTCTGTCTACTGGGTGGCCAACCGTGACACCCCACTCAACAACAACTCCGGCGTACTGGTGGTCACCGCCGGCGGGATCCTTCGCCTTCTCGACGGCTCTGGCCAGACCGCCTGGTCCTCAAACACGACCGGGACCTCTGCCTCTACGGTGGCGCAGCTGCTCGATTCCGGCAACCTGGTCGTGCGCGAGaacagcagcggcggccgcgtccTCTGGCAGTCGTTCGACGACCCGTCCAACACCATGCTCGCCGGCATGAAATTCGGAAAGAACCTGAAGACCGGCGCGGAGTGGTCCCTCACGTCGTGGCGATCGGCCAACGACCCGGCGACGGGGGGCTACCGTCGGGTCATGGACACCAAGAGCCTGCCGGACATCGTCACCTGGCAAGGCAGCGTCAAGAAATACCGCTCGGGCCCGTGGAACGGCCGCTGGTTCAGCGGCGTCCCGGACATGGATTCGGACTTCAAGCTGTTCTCCGTCCAGATGGTGGACGACCCCGGGGAGATCACCTACGCCCTCAACGCCACGGCCGGCGCGCTCTCCGCCCGCGTCGTTCTGGACGAGGTCGGCAAGGTGCGGGTGCTGGTGTGGTTTCCGACAAGCAAGGTGTGGAGACCATACCCGTGGTTGCCACGCGACGCCTGCGACGAGTACGCGTCATGCGGGGCGTTCGGCCTGTGCCGCGTCGACGCCGCGCCCACGCCGTCCTGCAGCTGCGTCCAGGAGTTCAGCCCCGTGAACCAGTCGCAGTTGTCCAGCGGGTGCCGGAGGGACGTGCAGCTGGAGTGCGGCaacgggacggcggcgacggaccGGTTCACGGTTGTGCGCGGCGTGAAGCTCCCCGACACGGAGAACGCGACGGTGGACAGGGGCGCGACGCTGGAGCAGTGCAAGGCGAGGTGCCTCGCCAACTGCTCGTGCGTGGCCTATGCCCCCGCCGACATCCGAGGAGACGGTAGCGGCAACGGCTGCGTCATGTGGAAGGATAACATTGTTGATGTCCGGTATATAGACAATGGGCAGGATCTCTATGTGAGGTTGGGAAAGTCTGAATCAG CTACAGGGAAGAGGAACATTGTGGCAAAAATCTTCCTTCCAGTTATGGCGTTTGTGCTAGTCCTCGCAGCCGCTGGCATGTACCTTGTTTGGATCTGCAAGCTTAGAG CCAAACGTCGGAACAGGGATATTTTGAAGAAAGCGATCCTAGGATACTCGAATGCGCCAAACGAACTTGGTGATGAAAATATAGAGCTTCCATTTGTCAGCTTTGGAGAAATTGCAGCTGCAACAAACAATTTTTCAGAGAACAATATGCTCGGGCAAGGTGGCTTTGGGAAAGTTTACaag GGTACTCTGGGACAGAACATAGAGGTTGCAATCAAAAGGCTCGGTCAGGGTTCCGGACAAGGTGTAGAGGAATTCATAAATGAAGTTGTTCTGATTGCAAAATTGCAGCACAGAAACCTCGTCAGACTTCTTGGTTGCTGCATCCATGGAGATGAGAAGTTGCTGATCTACGAATACTTACCAAACAAAAGCTTGGATTTCTTTATTTTTG ATGCTGCAAATAAATATCTCCTTGATTGGCCCACACGTTTCAAGATAATCAAAGGAATATCTAGAGGACTTATTTATCTCCACCAGGATTCAAGGTTGACTATAATTCACAGAGATCTCAAACCAAGCAACATTTTGTTGGATGCTGATATGAGTCCTAAGATATCAGATTTCGGTATGGCAAGAATCTTTGGTGGAAACCAGCAAGAAGCAAATACGAACCGAGTTGTTGGGACATA TGGTTACATGTCTCCTGAATATGCAATGGAAGGCGCCTTTTCTGTCAAGTCAGATACATATGGCTTCGGTGTCATAGTCCTGGAGATTATAAGTGGTTTGAAGATCACTTTAACTAACTACAAGGGCTTCCCCAACATACTTTCTTAT GCGTGGAGCTTATGGGTAGATGGCAAAGCGATGGATCTGGTGGACTCATCCCTGGCTAAGAGTTGTTTCCAAACCGAAGCTTTACGGTGTATCCAGATAGGACTGCTGTGTGTCCAAGACAATCCAAATTACAGGCCGCTCATGTCATCGGTGGTGACCATGCTGGAGAACGAAACTACACCACTTGAAGTCCCAAAACAGCCCGTGTATTTCTCATACGCGGGAACCCAGGGAACAGCAGGAGAAAATGCTAGCAGCTCTATTAATGACATGACTCTCACAACAGTGTTGGAGGGACGGTAG